The following are encoded in a window of Halosimplex halophilum genomic DNA:
- a CDS encoding sugar phosphate isomerase/epimerase family protein: protein MTRSAIQLYTLRNVDRPFTEILELVADAGFDGVEFAYRVTEADTDEVLATLESTGLDAAGAHVGIDELEDDFDETVAYYDELGVEHVVVPWLDAEHFASVEAVEAAAARLAKLADDLAERGMTLHYHNHDHEYTDLDDRTGFDAFLDETEIPVELDLGLALAAGDDPVERLRALGDRSRLVHLKDYDVDAGESVPVGEGDLDLEGIADAVADNGSEWLIYEYEGADPLASLERAADRTDDLV, encoded by the coding sequence ATGACCCGCTCGGCAATCCAGCTGTACACGCTCCGCAACGTCGACCGCCCGTTCACCGAGATACTGGAACTCGTCGCCGACGCCGGCTTCGACGGGGTGGAGTTCGCCTACCGCGTCACCGAGGCCGACACCGACGAGGTGCTCGCGACGCTCGAATCGACCGGGCTCGACGCCGCCGGCGCCCACGTCGGCATCGACGAACTGGAGGACGATTTCGACGAGACAGTCGCCTACTACGACGAACTCGGCGTCGAACACGTCGTCGTCCCGTGGCTCGACGCCGAGCACTTCGCGTCCGTCGAGGCCGTCGAGGCCGCGGCCGCCCGCCTCGCGAAGCTGGCCGACGATCTGGCCGAGCGCGGGATGACCCTGCACTACCACAACCACGACCACGAGTACACCGACCTCGACGACCGGACGGGCTTCGACGCCTTCCTCGACGAGACCGAGATCCCCGTCGAACTCGACCTGGGGCTCGCGCTCGCGGCGGGCGACGACCCCGTCGAGCGCCTGCGCGCGCTGGGCGACCGCTCGCGACTGGTCCACCTCAAGGACTACGACGTGGACGCGGGCGAGTCGGTTCCGGTCGGCGAGGGCGACCTCGACCTGGAAGGCATCGCCGACGCAGTCGCCGACAACGGTAGCGAGTGGCTGATCTACGAGTACGAGGGCGCGGACCCGCTGGCGTCGCTGGAGCGAGCGGCCGACCGGACGGACGACCTCGTCTGA